One genomic region from Quercus robur chromosome 4, dhQueRobu3.1, whole genome shotgun sequence encodes:
- the LOC126722544 gene encoding L10-interacting MYB domain-containing protein-like produces MGKKITSNPEVKKARADWDINPTWTTTFYNLCVEQIQAGNTAKGAGFSTKGWFNLVTKFCDETGQNYDKDQLKSRWDVLKGDWRVWEQLRNLDTGLCWDAVKGMIAATDDWWDLKLKELPKAKKFREKGPQNLEQLDIMFRNVAATGVTTWTPSSKTLPLTMPEEGAGDSDEFKDNQCDMSLDIDSLQQGHISQSRSSRQKRTSESIPLQKKKKKIGGATKLDDLISQLITVCQNKFEGTSRESPSSIDNVMVIVRELPGVESTFVVQASYILLKRSHREMFLTFKDPKSQLEWLQGMIYNQKK; encoded by the exons ATGGGTAAAAAGATCACTTCCAACCCTGAGGTAAAAAAGGCTAGAGCAGATTGGGATATTAATCCAACGTGGACAACTACTTTTTATAACCTTTGTGTGGAACAAATTCAAGCCGGGAATACAGCAAAAGGTGCTGGCTTTAGTACCAAAGGTTGGTTCAATTTGGTGACCAAATTTTGTGATGAGACCGGTCAAAACTATGATAAGGACCAATTAAAAAGTAGGTGGGATGTATTAAAAGGTGATTGGAGAGTGTGGGAACAATTGAGGAATCTTGACACAGGTTTATGTTGGGATGCAGTGAAGGGAATGATTGCTGCTACTGATGATTGGTGGGACCTGAAGTTGAAG GAATTACCCAAAGCTAAAAAATTTCGAGAGAAAGGTCCACAAAATCTAGAACAACTTGATATAATGTTTAGGAATGTTGCAGCAACTGGGGTAACTACATGGACCCCTTCTTCAAAAACACTCCCTCTAACAATGCCAGAAGAGGGTGCTGGTGATTCAGATGAATTTAAGGATAACCAATGTGACATGAGTTTAGACATTGATAGTTTGCAGCAAGGACATATTAGTCAATCACGTAGTTCAAGACAAAAGCGAACTAGTGAATCAATACCCTtacagaagaaaaagaagaagataggagGAGCTACAAAGTTGGACGATCTTATTAGTCAATTAATAACTGTATGTCAGAATAAGTTTGAAGGTACTTCTCGAGAGTCACCAAGTTCAATTGATAATGTCATGGTGATTGTGAGAGAACTTCCTGGAGTGGAAAGTACATTTGTGGTTCAAGCTTCCTATATCTTACTAAAAAGGTCACATAGGGAGATGTTCCTAACTTTCAAGGACCCAAAGTCACAGCTGGAGTGGCTACAAGGAATgatttataaccaaaaaaagtGA